In Streptantibioticus cattleyicolor NRRL 8057 = DSM 46488, a genomic segment contains:
- the crgA gene encoding cell division protein CrgA: MPKSRIRKKADFTPPPEKTATFKLHSGRRWVAPLMLALFLIGLAWIVIFYVTTGSMPIESWGNWNIVVGFGFIAAGFVVSTQWK; this comes from the coding sequence GTGCCGAAGTCACGGATCCGCAAGAAGGCCGACTTCACCCCGCCGCCGGAGAAGACCGCCACCTTCAAACTGCACAGCGGGCGCCGCTGGGTGGCCCCGCTGATGCTGGCGCTCTTCCTGATCGGCCTGGCGTGGATCGTCATCTTCTACGTCACCACCGGCAGCATGCCGATCGAGTCGTGGGGCAACTGGAACATCGTGGTCGGCTTCGGCTTCATCGCCGCGGGGTTCGTGGTCTCCACCCAGTGGAAGTGA
- a CDS encoding rhomboid family intramembrane serine protease → MEQAVCCYRHQDRETGVRCSRCERPICPECMVSASVGFQCPECVGQARPERQAQRPRTMTGGAVAANPRLITMILIGINVAVFLAVQAVGDSLVQDLILYGAWPPVDPTSGVAEGQWYRLLTATFLHQNVMHIGFNMLSLWWIGPGLEVALGRVRFLAVYLLSALGGSALSFLLANPNAGSLGASGAVFGLLGATFVLMRRLRYDSRPIVAIIVLNLFFTFAQTGTIDWRAHIGGLVTGAVVAFGMVHAPRERRALVQWGTCVAVAVVIVALVVVGTYRINH, encoded by the coding sequence ATGGAGCAGGCGGTCTGCTGCTACCGGCACCAGGATCGCGAGACCGGGGTGCGCTGCTCGCGCTGCGAGCGGCCGATATGCCCGGAGTGCATGGTCAGCGCGTCGGTCGGCTTCCAGTGCCCGGAGTGCGTCGGCCAGGCGCGGCCGGAGCGGCAGGCGCAGCGGCCCCGCACCATGACCGGCGGGGCGGTGGCGGCCAACCCCCGGCTGATCACCATGATCCTCATCGGCATCAACGTGGCCGTCTTCCTCGCCGTCCAGGCGGTGGGCGACTCGCTGGTGCAGGACCTGATCCTCTACGGCGCCTGGCCCCCGGTGGATCCGACCAGCGGGGTCGCCGAGGGCCAGTGGTACCGGCTGCTGACCGCGACGTTCCTGCATCAGAACGTGATGCACATCGGGTTCAACATGCTGTCGCTGTGGTGGATAGGCCCGGGCCTGGAGGTGGCACTCGGCCGGGTCCGCTTCCTCGCCGTCTACCTGCTGTCGGCGCTCGGCGGCAGCGCGCTGTCGTTCCTGCTGGCCAATCCGAACGCCGGCTCGCTGGGCGCGTCGGGGGCGGTCTTCGGGCTGCTGGGCGCGACGTTCGTGCTGATGCGCAGGCTGCGGTACGATTCCCGGCCGATCGTCGCCATCATCGTGCTCAACCTGTTCTTCACGTTCGCGCAGACGGGCACCATCGACTGGCGGGCCCACATCGGCGGCCTGGTCACCGGGGCCGTGGTGGCCTTCGGGATGGTGCACGCGCCGCGGGAGCGGCGGGCGCTGGTGCAGTGGGGCACCTGCGTCGCGGTGGCCGTGGTCATCGTGGCGCTGGTGGTCGTCGGTACGTACCGGATCAACCACTGA
- a CDS encoding peptidylprolyl isomerase, protein MAEQLYATLKTNHGDIKVRLLPDHAPKTVKNFVELAEGTRQWTDPKTGQPTNARLYDGTVFHRVIAGFMIQGGDPLGNGTGGPGYKFADEFHPELAFTKPYLLAMANAGPGTNGSQFFITVAPTGWLTGKHTIFGEVADDAGKRVVDAIASVDTKPGDRPVNDVVIESVTISREG, encoded by the coding sequence GTGGCCGAGCAGCTCTACGCCACCCTCAAGACCAATCACGGAGACATCAAGGTCCGGCTGCTGCCGGACCACGCTCCGAAGACCGTGAAGAACTTCGTCGAGCTCGCCGAGGGCACCCGGCAGTGGACCGACCCGAAAACCGGGCAGCCCACCAACGCCCGGCTGTACGACGGCACCGTCTTCCACCGGGTGATCGCCGGCTTCATGATCCAGGGGGGTGACCCGCTGGGCAACGGCACCGGTGGCCCGGGCTACAAGTTCGCCGACGAGTTCCACCCGGAGCTGGCCTTCACCAAGCCGTACCTGCTGGCCATGGCCAACGCCGGCCCGGGCACCAACGGCTCGCAGTTCTTCATCACCGTCGCCCCCACCGGCTGGCTGACCGGCAAGCACACCATCTTCGGTGAGGTCGCCGACGATGCCGGCAAGCGCGTGGTGGACGCGATCGCGAGCGTGGACACCAAGCCCGGCGACCGCCCGGTCAACGACGTGGTCATCGAGTCGGTCACCATCAGCCGCGAGGGCTGA
- a CDS encoding DUF5324 family protein, which produces MTRAENVRHAAATTKENVRHAAELVAPYAGTAKDTAAHYADEARRRIAPKVSSAADQARTAALAQYGCHVVPRIAQARHAVPPKLAASVDAAAKRTRETARQAADYTAPRVGQAVEAARSAAEPVREEALARGAAALAALRGQVPAAELDKLLRRGRRRARTGRAVKCVLCAGLVAGAGVAAWRWWRRQTNPEWLVEAPSPTEVVSTDSHDAAGSARPPLTAVDGSGDSLDPEVRAKQAEADEEKPEDEF; this is translated from the coding sequence GTGACCCGCGCAGAAAACGTGCGCCACGCAGCCGCTACGACGAAGGAGAATGTGCGGCACGCGGCGGAGTTGGTGGCGCCGTACGCCGGTACGGCCAAGGACACGGCGGCACACTACGCCGATGAGGCCCGTCGGCGGATCGCCCCCAAGGTGTCCTCCGCCGCCGATCAGGCCCGCACCGCGGCCCTGGCGCAGTACGGCTGCCATGTCGTGCCCCGGATCGCCCAGGCCCGGCACGCGGTGCCGCCCAAGCTGGCCGCCTCGGTGGACGCGGCGGCCAAGCGCACCCGGGAGACCGCGCGCCAGGCCGCCGACTACACCGCCCCCCGGGTCGGCCAGGCGGTGGAGGCCGCCCGCTCGGCCGCCGAACCGGTACGTGAGGAGGCGCTGGCCCGCGGCGCGGCGGCGCTGGCCGCGCTGCGCGGTCAGGTCCCCGCCGCCGAGCTGGACAAGCTGCTGCGCCGCGGACGGCGCCGGGCGCGGACGGGACGGGCCGTCAAGTGCGTGCTGTGCGCCGGGCTCGTGGCCGGCGCCGGGGTGGCGGCCTGGCGCTGGTGGCGGCGGCAGACCAACCCCGAGTGGCTGGTCGAGGCGCCCTCCCCGACCGAGGTCGTCAGCACCGACTCGCACGACGCGGCCGGCTCCGCCCGTCCTCCGCTGACCGCCGTGGACGGCTCGGGGGACTCGCTGGACCCGGAGGTCCGCGCCAAGCAGGCCGAGGCGGACGAGGAGAAGCCGGAGGACGAGTTCTGA
- a CDS encoding AfsR/SARP family transcriptional regulator — MRFGILGETWARSATGGAVGLGGPARRALLAMLLLDAGRIVPLERLIDGLYRDEPPAGVGNALQSQVSRLRSALGAPIENHPAGYRLVVEPDEVDVHRFTRLAARGREALAAGEFPRAAEALREGLALWRGAALADVGAAPFAAGQITRLEELRTTAVEDRVEADLALGRHRELVAELTELTATHPLRERLRAQLMRALHGAGRQADALRVYEEARRELADTLGADPGPELTAAHLAVLRGEPVGVSRETPGREADGGTPSRETVTVSRETAPAPAAVSGETPPPPYGRFPAQLTSFVGRAEELDRLAQLLGGARLVTLLGPGGSGKTRLSVEAAGRHVGDRAFVDLTGVADDGGVTQAVLAALGLRESALRSGAGAGARHEPLERLAAALAGRRLLLVLDNCEHVVASVATLVDRVLADCPGLSVLATSREALGITGEVLCPVPPLPLPTVQAAPRQAMDSPAVRLFAERAGAVRPDFDLARDLDAVRGICAALDGLPLAIELAAARLRSLSAAEIAERLGIPAIGGELGYRPGVRPAELFRLLSRGSRTAQPRQRTLRGVVDWSWGLLPEDERAVLRRASVFAGSWSLAAAEEVCADPSPDPARAPGDGPVIDPADVLDLVESLVDKSLVVADHQHDHRHDHRHPGTSVRYRMLETIRAYAAERLSEAGEEQAVRRAHARHFLRLAAETEPELRGHRQLAGLEALFTDHDNLHAALRRSIADGDTVTALRFFGVLSTYWILRGLRYEGAAPARDLLGKLGPQPPDGLGQEYVGLVLAAVFGMRDIGGYADHVAACRAVMEASGGITPDYPGLTLLWAPFAGLPTGPEMAERAAAPLRDHPDPWFRALLYVGSAYQRWWMEGDAAGAAEEFTEGLEAFRALGDRWGMITSLGVLAELAGFRGENARAVALSDEALALAAELGSVEDMAELVVNRSRFLLDTGRYEEARADARRTLELARRCGAPEFAARGHLALAEVARRTGDLAEADRLCELALAQCPARSFSGDGTRSAVLIAHGRVALALGDAERARRRLRQACALGSGPEIRMAATYAAEVLALLALLDGRPAEAAELLGAFTVLRASPEPLPPDMATLLAEVCAALGEERFAEAFGRGSARDLAGALGRVRELFTDDRAGSPD, encoded by the coding sequence GTGCGCTTCGGGATTCTGGGGGAGACGTGGGCCCGGTCGGCCACGGGCGGGGCGGTGGGCCTGGGCGGGCCGGCGCGGCGCGCGTTGCTGGCGATGCTCCTGCTGGACGCCGGGCGGATCGTGCCGCTGGAGCGGCTGATCGACGGGTTGTACCGGGACGAGCCGCCGGCCGGGGTCGGCAACGCGCTCCAGTCCCAGGTGTCGCGGCTGCGGTCGGCGCTGGGGGCGCCGATCGAGAACCATCCGGCCGGCTACCGGCTCGTGGTGGAACCGGACGAGGTGGACGTCCACCGGTTCACCCGGTTGGCCGCGCGGGGGCGGGAGGCGCTGGCGGCGGGGGAGTTCCCGCGCGCGGCGGAGGCGCTGCGGGAAGGGCTGGCGCTGTGGCGGGGCGCCGCGCTGGCCGACGTGGGCGCCGCCCCCTTCGCGGCCGGGCAGATCACCCGCCTGGAGGAACTGCGGACGACCGCCGTGGAGGACCGCGTGGAGGCCGACCTCGCCCTCGGCCGTCACCGCGAACTCGTCGCCGAACTCACCGAGTTGACCGCCACCCACCCACTGCGCGAACGGCTGCGCGCCCAGCTGATGCGCGCCCTGCACGGCGCCGGACGGCAGGCCGATGCGCTGCGCGTGTACGAGGAGGCGCGACGCGAACTCGCCGACACCCTCGGGGCCGACCCGGGCCCTGAGCTGACCGCCGCCCACCTGGCCGTCCTCCGGGGTGAGCCCGTCGGTGTTTCACGTGAAACACCCGGCCGCGAAGCCGACGGCGGAACCCCCAGCCGTGAAACGGTCACTGTTTCACGTGAAACAGCCCCCGCCCCCGCCGCCGTTTCAGGTGAAACACCGCCGCCCCCCTACGGCCGCTTCCCCGCCCAGCTCACCAGCTTCGTAGGCCGCGCCGAAGAGCTCGACCGCCTGGCCCAACTGCTCGGCGGCGCACGCCTGGTGACCCTGCTCGGCCCGGGCGGTTCGGGCAAGACGCGGTTGTCGGTGGAGGCCGCCGGACGCCACGTCGGCGACCGGGCCTTCGTCGACCTGACCGGCGTGGCGGACGACGGCGGGGTGACCCAGGCGGTGCTGGCCGCGCTGGGGCTGCGGGAGTCCGCGCTGCGTTCCGGCGCCGGAGCCGGGGCGCGGCACGAGCCGCTGGAACGGCTCGCGGCGGCGCTGGCGGGCCGCCGGCTCCTGCTGGTGCTGGACAACTGCGAGCACGTGGTGGCCTCGGTGGCCACGCTGGTGGACCGGGTGCTCGCCGACTGCCCCGGGCTGAGCGTCCTCGCCACCAGCCGGGAGGCGCTGGGCATCACCGGCGAGGTGCTCTGCCCGGTGCCCCCGCTTCCGTTGCCGACCGTCCAGGCCGCGCCGCGGCAGGCGATGGACTCCCCGGCGGTGCGGCTCTTCGCCGAACGGGCCGGCGCGGTGCGCCCGGACTTCGACCTCGCCCGCGACCTCGACGCCGTCCGCGGGATCTGTGCCGCGCTCGACGGACTGCCGCTCGCCATCGAGCTGGCGGCGGCGCGGCTGCGGTCGCTGTCGGCCGCCGAGATCGCCGAACGGCTGGGGATACCGGCCATCGGCGGCGAGCTGGGGTACCGCCCCGGGGTGCGTCCCGCCGAACTCTTCCGGCTGCTCTCCCGGGGCAGCCGTACCGCGCAGCCGCGCCAGCGCACGCTGCGCGGCGTCGTGGACTGGAGCTGGGGGCTGCTGCCGGAGGACGAGCGGGCCGTGCTGCGGCGCGCCTCGGTCTTCGCGGGGAGCTGGTCGCTGGCGGCGGCCGAGGAGGTCTGCGCCGACCCGTCACCGGACCCCGCCCGCGCCCCAGGGGACGGCCCGGTCATCGACCCCGCCGACGTCCTCGACCTGGTCGAGTCACTGGTGGACAAGTCGCTGGTCGTCGCCGACCACCAGCACGACCACCGGCACGACCACCGGCACCCCGGCACGTCCGTGCGCTACCGCATGCTGGAGACCATCCGGGCCTACGCGGCCGAACGGCTCTCCGAGGCCGGCGAGGAACAGGCGGTGCGCCGCGCCCACGCCCGCCACTTCCTGCGCCTCGCCGCCGAGACCGAACCGGAACTGCGCGGCCACCGCCAACTCGCCGGCCTGGAAGCGCTCTTCACCGACCACGACAACCTCCACGCCGCCCTGCGCCGCAGCATCGCCGACGGCGACACCGTCACCGCCCTGCGTTTCTTCGGCGTGCTCTCCACCTACTGGATCCTGCGCGGGCTGCGCTACGAGGGCGCCGCCCCCGCCCGCGACCTGCTCGGCAAGCTCGGCCCCCAGCCGCCCGACGGTCTGGGGCAGGAGTACGTCGGGCTGGTGCTCGCCGCGGTCTTCGGCATGCGGGACATCGGCGGGTACGCCGACCATGTGGCCGCGTGCCGCGCCGTGATGGAGGCCTCCGGCGGCATCACCCCGGACTACCCCGGGCTGACGCTGCTGTGGGCGCCGTTCGCCGGGCTGCCGACCGGCCCGGAGATGGCCGAGCGGGCCGCGGCGCCGCTGCGCGACCACCCCGATCCCTGGTTCCGGGCGCTGCTGTACGTCGGCTCGGCCTACCAGCGGTGGTGGATGGAGGGGGACGCGGCCGGGGCGGCCGAGGAGTTCACCGAGGGGCTGGAGGCGTTCCGCGCGCTGGGCGACCGGTGGGGCATGATCACCTCGCTCGGAGTCCTCGCCGAACTGGCCGGCTTCCGGGGCGAGAACGCGCGGGCCGTCGCGCTCTCCGACGAAGCGCTCGCCCTGGCCGCCGAGTTGGGCTCGGTGGAGGACATGGCCGAGCTGGTGGTCAACCGGTCCCGCTTCCTGCTGGACACCGGGCGGTACGAGGAGGCGCGGGCCGACGCACGGCGCACGCTGGAACTGGCGCGGCGCTGCGGCGCCCCGGAGTTCGCCGCCCGCGGCCATCTCGCCCTCGCCGAGGTGGCCCGGCGCACCGGTGACCTGGCCGAGGCCGACCGGCTGTGCGAGCTGGCGCTGGCCCAGTGCCCGGCCCGTTCCTTCTCCGGCGACGGCACCCGTTCCGCCGTTCTCATCGCCCACGGCCGGGTCGCGCTGGCCCTCGGTGACGCGGAGCGGGCCCGGCGCCGGCTGCGGCAGGCGTGCGCCCTGGGCTCCGGGCCGGAGATCCGGATGGCCGCCACCTACGCCGCCGAGGTGCTGGCGCTGCTCGCCCTGCTGGACGGCAGGCCCGCCGAAGCGGCCGAACTCCTCGGCGCCTTCACGGTGTTGCGGGCCTCCCCCGAGCCACTGCCGCCCGACATGGCGACGCTCCTCGCCGAGGTGTGCGCCGCACTCGGCGAGGAGCGTTTCGCGGAGGCCTTCGGACGCGGCAGCGCCCGCGATCTGGCCGGCGCCCTCGGCCGCGTCCGGGAGCTGTTCACCGACGACCGCGCCGGATCGCCGGACTGA
- a CDS encoding helix-turn-helix domain-containing protein has product MEERVSGATGAEGPEAFAQLLRELKDRSGLSYGALAKRLHMSTSTLHRYCNGTAVPHEYAPVERLARVCGGTPQELVELHRRWILADAERGRRADRPTVAESAREENAAEGDGPEPAGPPRPVVAPSVSGDPDRGRDAGDELVVTDAPGDSASPRRRRTALIASAAAATVLAAVVLVANAPFDGGERTAGDERAVGSAAPVSSRAVTGGASASASASPGASHRAPTAPGSSSGTPGAGQDGGGGRSAGGADTGSGATAPVVGVRPYVYDSPCSQHFLVDSGPAQMGPPASEQDAPRWSAAYGAVSSGEQRVGLTVQGTGAETVVLEALHVRVVTKGAPLAWNDYSMGVGCGGGVDTKSFDIDLDNGSPTVTVKNGQRDFPYKVSESDPEVFYVTAHTKAHDVRWDLALDWSSGVRHGTVHIDDNGIPFRTSAGAGRPGYDYPLGGGEWIRREG; this is encoded by the coding sequence ATGGAGGAACGGGTGTCTGGGGCGACCGGGGCCGAAGGGCCGGAAGCTTTCGCGCAGCTGCTGCGGGAACTCAAGGACCGCTCGGGGCTGAGCTACGGGGCCCTCGCCAAGCGGCTGCACATGAGCACGTCGACGCTGCACCGCTACTGCAACGGCACCGCGGTGCCGCACGAGTACGCCCCGGTGGAGCGCCTGGCGCGGGTGTGCGGGGGGACGCCGCAGGAACTGGTGGAGCTGCACCGGCGCTGGATCCTGGCGGACGCGGAGCGCGGGCGCAGGGCGGACCGGCCGACGGTGGCGGAGTCCGCGCGGGAGGAGAACGCGGCCGAGGGTGATGGTCCGGAACCGGCCGGGCCGCCGCGTCCGGTCGTCGCCCCGTCGGTGAGCGGGGACCCGGACCGGGGCAGGGACGCGGGCGACGAACTCGTCGTCACCGACGCACCCGGCGACTCCGCCTCGCCACGGCGCCGCCGTACCGCGCTGATCGCCTCCGCCGCCGCGGCCACCGTGCTGGCGGCCGTGGTGCTCGTCGCCAACGCGCCGTTCGACGGAGGCGAGAGGACCGCGGGGGACGAGCGGGCCGTCGGCTCGGCCGCGCCGGTGAGCAGCCGGGCCGTCACCGGCGGGGCGTCCGCGTCGGCCTCCGCCTCCCCGGGCGCGTCGCACCGCGCCCCCACCGCCCCCGGCTCCAGCAGTGGTACGCCCGGCGCCGGCCAGGACGGCGGCGGTGGGCGGAGCGCGGGCGGGGCGGACACCGGCAGCGGCGCCACCGCGCCGGTCGTCGGCGTGCGTCCGTACGTCTACGACAGCCCGTGCAGCCAGCACTTCCTCGTCGACAGCGGCCCCGCGCAGATGGGCCCGCCCGCGAGCGAGCAGGACGCCCCGCGCTGGTCCGCCGCCTACGGCGCGGTCTCCTCGGGCGAGCAGCGGGTCGGCCTGACCGTCCAGGGCACCGGCGCGGAGACCGTCGTCCTGGAGGCGCTGCACGTCCGCGTCGTGACCAAGGGCGCCCCGCTCGCCTGGAACGACTACTCGATGGGCGTCGGCTGCGGCGGTGGCGTGGACACCAAGTCGTTCGACATCGACCTGGACAACGGCAGCCCCACGGTCACCGTCAAGAACGGCCAGCGCGACTTCCCGTACAAGGTCAGCGAGTCCGACCCGGAGGTCTTCTACGTCACCGCCCACACCAAGGCGCACGACGTCCGCTGGGACCTCGCCCTGGACTGGTCGAGCGGTGTCCGCCACGGCACCGTCCACATCGACGACAACGGCATCCCGTTCCGTACCAGCGCGGGCGCGGGACGTCCCGGATACGACTATCCCCTGGGCGGCGGCGAGTGGATCCGCCGGGAGGGATGA
- a CDS encoding DUF4232 domain-containing protein, with protein sequence MSRIRTTSRTRLLVAAATVALAGFSLTACDNNTGLHVEGAAPAASVTTPSSPSAPSPSAPSPSVAVSGSGPVAGKTTSTGSRPTAHGTTAKAPVSSGKPVTCEGSNTKTVAALLNRPLNHMLLTVTNTGSKRCYLYGYPAVAFGEAQSVPPVIEESKPQAVVTLEPGQSGYASVSLSTGDGSAEHGHTEKSLAVYFQGRSGNESVGSGAHPSLPSQGVYIDDSLKVTYWQPSLDTALDW encoded by the coding sequence ATGTCCAGGATCCGCACCACCTCCCGCACCCGTCTGCTCGTCGCCGCCGCGACCGTCGCGCTGGCCGGGTTCTCCCTGACCGCGTGCGACAACAACACGGGCCTCCACGTCGAGGGCGCCGCGCCGGCCGCCTCCGTGACCACGCCGTCCTCTCCCAGTGCCCCGTCTCCCAGTGCCCCGTCTCCCTCGGTCGCCGTCTCCGGTTCCGGTCCGGTCGCCGGCAAGACCACGTCCACCGGTTCCCGGCCGACCGCGCACGGGACCACGGCGAAGGCACCCGTCTCCTCCGGCAAACCGGTCACCTGCGAGGGGTCCAACACCAAGACCGTCGCGGCCCTGCTCAACCGCCCCCTGAACCACATGCTGCTCACCGTCACCAACACCGGCAGCAAGCGGTGCTACCTCTACGGCTACCCGGCGGTGGCCTTCGGCGAGGCCCAGTCCGTGCCGCCGGTCATCGAGGAGTCCAAGCCGCAAGCCGTCGTCACCCTCGAACCGGGCCAGTCCGGCTACGCCTCCGTCAGCCTCTCCACCGGCGACGGCAGCGCCGAACACGGCCACACCGAAAAGTCCCTGGCCGTCTACTTCCAAGGCCGCTCCGGCAACGAAAGCGTCGGCTCCGGCGCCCACCCCTCACTCCCCTCCCAGGGCGTCTACATCGACGACTCCCTCAAGGTCACCTACTGGCAGCCGTCCCTCGACACCGCCCTCGACTGGTGA
- a CDS encoding translation initiation factor 2 codes for MHRLLDVLPVFAGDDRVTRVFTLVPGSDFGIDALAAIERVGARTVPWEEACRRSYDLIVAASPKGELRLLRGRRVLLPHGAGFNKTVRGEGSDDSASGLDPAFLVRDGEVLAALYALAHPSQVDRLAAVSPRAAEHAVVVGDPTLERILASRSRREAYRAALGTGARKLIVMTSTWGPESLLRRRPELPAELAARLPYDSYQLALVAHPNERNRTSPFDLVEQLAPALDAGMVLAGAYEEWGAVLIAADAVITDHGSTALYAAALDRPLIGACDGGAELIPGSPMGEVLAHCPGLDDPGGVEGAIAAHRPGAVRALAKAAFAEQGRALDRLREELYALLGLEPPDGPATVRLLPDPRPPVRAPAAFAVRTRVGDHTVRVERFPAHTGASGQHLAVEYDAADERHAQSAGLLYRRAGQAPVRPYSATWTADGWIAHVLDQYPGCRTAGVVMSPSWCLVRDRRGPLLSLRVGPCREDGLLLRTDPAAVLSGVHAWPAAHRDLPAEVTCVIGDRSYPVRVEPATAGEATAAL; via the coding sequence TTGCACCGGCTTCTCGACGTGCTTCCGGTGTTCGCCGGTGACGATCGTGTCACCCGTGTGTTCACCCTGGTTCCGGGCTCGGACTTCGGCATCGACGCGCTGGCCGCGATCGAGCGGGTCGGCGCGCGTACCGTTCCGTGGGAAGAGGCGTGCCGACGCTCCTACGACCTGATCGTCGCGGCCAGTCCCAAGGGTGAGCTGCGGCTGCTGCGCGGCAGACGTGTGCTGCTGCCGCACGGGGCGGGGTTCAACAAGACGGTGCGCGGGGAGGGCTCGGACGACTCCGCTTCGGGGCTCGATCCGGCGTTCCTGGTGCGGGACGGCGAGGTGCTGGCCGCCTTGTACGCCCTCGCCCATCCCAGCCAGGTGGACCGTCTGGCCGCCGTGAGCCCGCGGGCGGCGGAGCACGCCGTGGTGGTCGGCGACCCGACGCTCGAGCGGATCCTCGCCTCCCGCTCCCGGCGCGAGGCCTATCGGGCGGCGCTCGGCACCGGCGCCCGCAAGCTGATCGTCATGACCTCCACCTGGGGCCCCGAGTCGCTGCTGCGGCGGCGGCCGGAGCTGCCCGCGGAGCTGGCGGCCCGACTGCCCTACGACTCCTACCAGTTGGCGCTCGTCGCGCACCCCAACGAGCGCAACCGCACCAGCCCCTTCGACCTGGTCGAGCAGCTGGCCCCCGCCCTCGACGCCGGAATGGTGCTCGCCGGGGCGTACGAGGAGTGGGGGGCGGTGCTGATCGCCGCCGATGCCGTGATCACCGACCACGGATCGACCGCGCTGTACGCCGCGGCGTTGGACCGGCCGCTGATCGGGGCCTGCGACGGCGGTGCGGAGCTGATCCCCGGCAGCCCGATGGGTGAGGTGCTGGCGCACTGTCCCGGACTCGACGACCCCGGCGGCGTCGAGGGGGCGATCGCCGCGCACCGGCCCGGTGCCGTACGGGCTCTCGCGAAGGCGGCCTTCGCCGAGCAGGGCCGCGCGCTGGACAGGCTGCGGGAGGAGCTGTACGCGCTGCTCGGGCTGGAGCCGCCGGACGGGCCGGCCACCGTCCGTCTCCTGCCGGACCCCCGCCCGCCCGTACGCGCCCCGGCCGCCTTCGCCGTCCGCACCCGGGTCGGTGACCACACGGTGCGGGTCGAGCGCTTCCCGGCGCACACCGGCGCGTCCGGGCAGCACCTGGCCGTCGAGTACGACGCGGCGGACGAACGACACGCGCAGAGCGCCGGGTTGCTCTACCGCCGGGCCGGCCAGGCCCCCGTACGCCCGTATTCCGCGACGTGGACGGCGGACGGGTGGATCGCGCACGTCCTGGACCAGTACCCCGGCTGCCGCACGGCCGGGGTCGTGATGTCGCCGTCGTGGTGCCTGGTCCGTGACCGCCGCGGGCCGTTGCTGTCGCTGCGTGTCGGGCCCTGCCGGGAAGACGGTCTCCTGTTGCGTACCGACCCGGCCGCGGTGCTCAGTGGCGTCCACGCCTGGCCGGCCGCCCACCGGGACCTGCCCGCCGAGGTCACCTGCGTCATCGGGGACCGTTCCTACCCCGTCCGCGTCGAGCCCGCCACCGCGGGCGAGGCGACGGCGGCGCTCTAG